The Pogona vitticeps strain Pit_001003342236 chromosome 6, PviZW2.1, whole genome shotgun sequence genome contains a region encoding:
- the CXCL16 gene encoding C-X-C motif chemokine 16 isoform X3, whose protein sequence is MRGKVALEGPRGAPTGRGGRSGAGLGGTPRGGDGAEGGGLRGSSGGSSAAAPPALAAVYRASPGRGQTGRTKAASSSGPAAFRFRSARDPHSRPRRRPGRTMPSRGRLPLPPLLLVLVGSVLGNEGGSAGSCWCPKKYAEAPPVVRNWPDRLQSWEICGDFVRFQFPKWMFCGLKDAPWVIEFQNSMADRRKGAARAEASEGGPPPTPRPPVLTLPAQTSRGPGGPATEETPARPTASEAFTTAAAQRPTATSTEVARVRPSHSPHHGLPAQTTQIAVIGLLGVTLLSIAVAVGVVCRRKRQPGRTRVAALLLPGAAGQKKDLCVHHWENT, encoded by the exons ATGCGCGGGAAGGTCGCGCTCGAGGGCCCGCGCGGAGCCCCGACGGGGCGGGGAGGAAGGAGCGGGGCAGGACTTGGAGGAACCCCAAGAGGCGGCGACGGGGCGGAGGGGGGCGGGCTTCGCGGGTCGTCGGGAGGTTCCTCCGCGGCAGCGCCTCCAGCCTTGGCGGCAGTCTACCGGGCATCTCCCGGGCGCGGGCAAACAGGGCGAACGAAGGCCGCCTCCTCTTCCGGCCCGGCCGCCTTTCGCTTTCGGTCCGCGAGGGATCCGCACAGCCGGCCCCGCCGCCGCCCGGGCAGGACGATGCCGTCGAGGGGGaggctgccgctgccgccgctcctGCTGGTGCTCGTCGGCTCAG TGTTGGGGAACGAAGGGGGAAGCGCTGGGAGCTGTTGGTGTCCAAAAAAGTATGCGGAGGCTCCCCCAGTTGTGAGGAACTGGCCTGACAGGCTGCAGTCCTGGGAGATCTGTGGCGATTTTGTCCG ATTTCAATTTCCAAAGTGGATGTTTTGTGGCCTAAAGGATGCTCCGTGGGTCATCGAATTCCAGAACTCAATGGCTGATAGAA GGAAAGGGGCAGCGAGAGCAGAGGCCAGTGAGGGGggccctcctcccacccccagacCCCCAGTCTTGACCCTCCCAGCTCAGACCTCCAGAGGACCAGGGGGGCCAGCCACAGAGGAGACCCCGGCTCGGCCAACGGCCTCGGAGGCCTTCACCACAGCAGCGGCTCAGCGGCCGACAGCGACCAGCACAG AGGTCGCCAGAGTGAGGCCCAGCCACTCCCCACATCACGGCCTGCCAGCGCAGACTACGCAGATTGCTGTGATCGGCCTGTTGGGCGTGACACTCCTTTCCATAGCCGTGGCGGTCGGCGTGGTCTGTCGGAGGAAACGCCAGCCCGGCAGGACGCGCGTGGCAGCCCTACTTCTTCCTGGGGCCGCAG
- the LOC110082391 gene encoding serine protease 55: MSQDAPPFQERGIATGLWESPMGWLVWVLLPLVLHRQGTGAWNQGCGYRPQWDGPHGFPVGGARIVGGKKASPGKWPWVVSVQTSNFHFCGGSIIHPWWILSAAHCFTDRRKNIRVAAGSNFLGQQNVTRWVRKIHLHPLYNPRTYDHDIALLLLEKPIPYSWYHSPLCLPDPSIVPNENMWQSCFVAGWGLTKPGTKQGSYALLDVQVGLVDWMLCWRWLRSLTKNMLCAGYEQGGRDACQGDSGGPLMCHPPGGGSHQHWYQVGIVSWGRSCAAPQSPGVYTRVANYHSWLEQTAAHEHRPFRVPQNSLLQSPAQSGGGGQQEAQVWTDAYSGAGGKWRRPLPALLWALGGTPLALGWLCPRHIS, from the exons atgtcacaggatGCCCCCCCCTTCCAAGAGAGAGGCATTGCCACTGGCCTCTGGGAGAGCCCCATGGGCTGGTTGGTGTGGGTGTTGTTGCCGCTGGTCCTGCACAGGCAAGGCACGGGCGCTTGGAATCAAG GCTGTGGCTACCGGCCCCAGTGGGATGGCCCCCATGGATTTCCCGTGGGTGGCGCCCGCATTGTGGGGGGCAAGAAGGCATCGCCTGGGAAATGGCCGTGGGTGGTCAGCGTGCAAACCAGCAACTTCCACTTTTGCGGGGGCTCCATCATCCACCCCTGGTGGATCCTCTCAGCCGCTCACTGCTTCACGGACCGAAG GAAGAACATCCGGGTGGCCGCTGGGAGCAACTTCCTGGGCCAGCAGAACGTCACCCGGTGGGTGCGGAAGATCCACCTGCACCCGCTGTACAACCCCAGGACCTACGACCACGACATTGCCCTCCTGCTGCTGGAGAAGCCGATCCCCTACAGCTGGTACCACAGCCCCCTCTGCCTGCCCGACCCCAGCATCGTACCCAACGAGAACATGTGGCAGAGCTGCTTTGTGGCCGGCTGGGGGCTGACCAAACCGG GGACGAAGCAGGGCTCCTACGCCTTGCTGGACGTCCAGGTGGGCCTGGTGGACTGGATGCTGTGCTGGCGATGGCTCCGTAGCCTGACCAAAAACATGCTGTGTGCTGGATATGAGCAAGGTGGCCGGGACGCTTGCCAG GGGGACAGCGGGGGACCCCTCATGTGCCACCCCCCCGGCGGTGGCAGCCACCAGCACTGGTACCAAGTGGGGATAGTGAGTTGGGGCCGCAGCTGTGCGGCCCCCCAGAGCCCCGGGGTCTACACCCGCGTCGCCAACTACCACTCGTGGCTGGAGCAGACGGCAGCCCACGAGCACCGGCCCTTCCGGGTGCCCCAGAACTCCCTCCTCCAATCCCCGGCGCAGAGCGGGGGCGGTGGACAGCAGGAGGCCCAGGTGTGGACCGACGCGTACAGTGGAGCCGGCGGCAAGTGGAGACGACCCCTCCCAGCCCTGTTGTGGGCCCTGGGGGGCACCCCTTTGGCCCTGGGCTGGCTGTGTCCCCGACACATCAGCTGA
- the CXCL16 gene encoding C-X-C motif chemokine 16 isoform X5, whose amino-acid sequence MEVPLKKKGGAFASPVGLAFPCSISGAERGEGGRSGEVLGNEGGSAGSCWCPKKYAEAPPVVRNWPDRLQSWEICGDFVRFQFPKWMFCGLKDAPWVIEFQNSMADRRKGAARAEASEGGPPPTPRPPVLTLPAQTSRGPGGPATEETPARPTASEAFTTAAAQRPTATSTEVARVRPSHSPHHGLPAQTTQIAVIGLLGVTLLSIAVAVGVVCRRKRQPGRTRVAALLLPGAAGYFRNTRLALPFAAALQRQFAVQTTFWTGAAFSLHQPLNTF is encoded by the exons ATGGAAGTGCccctgaaaaaaaaggggggggcgttTGCTTCCCCTGTTGGTCTTGCATTTCCATGTAGTATTTCTGGAGCGGAACGGGGTGAAGGTGGCAGAAGTGGGGAAG TGTTGGGGAACGAAGGGGGAAGCGCTGGGAGCTGTTGGTGTCCAAAAAAGTATGCGGAGGCTCCCCCAGTTGTGAGGAACTGGCCTGACAGGCTGCAGTCCTGGGAGATCTGTGGCGATTTTGTCCG ATTTCAATTTCCAAAGTGGATGTTTTGTGGCCTAAAGGATGCTCCGTGGGTCATCGAATTCCAGAACTCAATGGCTGATAGAA GGAAAGGGGCAGCGAGAGCAGAGGCCAGTGAGGGGggccctcctcccacccccagacCCCCAGTCTTGACCCTCCCAGCTCAGACCTCCAGAGGACCAGGGGGGCCAGCCACAGAGGAGACCCCGGCTCGGCCAACGGCCTCGGAGGCCTTCACCACAGCAGCGGCTCAGCGGCCGACAGCGACCAGCACAG AGGTCGCCAGAGTGAGGCCCAGCCACTCCCCACATCACGGCCTGCCAGCGCAGACTACGCAGATTGCTGTGATCGGCCTGTTGGGCGTGACACTCCTTTCCATAGCCGTGGCGGTCGGCGTGGTCTGTCGGAGGAAACGCCAGCCCGGCAGGACGCGCGTGGCAGCCCTACTTCTTCCTGGGGCCGCAG GATATTTTCGTAACACCCGACTGGCCTTGCCCTTTGCTGCTGCTTTGCAAAGACAGTTTGCTGTGCAAACCACATTTTGGACCGGAGCTGCCTTCAGTCTGCACCAGCCCCTGAACACCTTTTAA
- the CXCL16 gene encoding C-X-C motif chemokine 16 isoform X2, translating to MRGKVALEGPRGAPTGRGGRSGAGLGGTPRGGDGAEGGGLRGSSGGSSAAAPPALAAVYRASPGRGQTGRTKAASSSGPAAFRFRSARDPHSRPRRRPGRTMPSRGRLPLPPLLLVLVGSVLGNEGGSAGSCWCPKKYAEAPPVVRNWPDRLQSWEICGDFVRFQFPKWMFCGLKDAPWVIEFQNSMADRRKGAARAEASEGGPPPTPRPPVLTLPAQTSRGPGGPATEETPARPTASEAFTTAAAQRPTATSTEVARVRPSHSPHHGLPAQTTQIAVIGLLGVTLLSIAVAVGVVCRRKRQPGRTRVAALLLPGAADTLSDQNSEAKGCFQFSKENMTG from the exons ATGCGCGGGAAGGTCGCGCTCGAGGGCCCGCGCGGAGCCCCGACGGGGCGGGGAGGAAGGAGCGGGGCAGGACTTGGAGGAACCCCAAGAGGCGGCGACGGGGCGGAGGGGGGCGGGCTTCGCGGGTCGTCGGGAGGTTCCTCCGCGGCAGCGCCTCCAGCCTTGGCGGCAGTCTACCGGGCATCTCCCGGGCGCGGGCAAACAGGGCGAACGAAGGCCGCCTCCTCTTCCGGCCCGGCCGCCTTTCGCTTTCGGTCCGCGAGGGATCCGCACAGCCGGCCCCGCCGCCGCCCGGGCAGGACGATGCCGTCGAGGGGGaggctgccgctgccgccgctcctGCTGGTGCTCGTCGGCTCAG TGTTGGGGAACGAAGGGGGAAGCGCTGGGAGCTGTTGGTGTCCAAAAAAGTATGCGGAGGCTCCCCCAGTTGTGAGGAACTGGCCTGACAGGCTGCAGTCCTGGGAGATCTGTGGCGATTTTGTCCG ATTTCAATTTCCAAAGTGGATGTTTTGTGGCCTAAAGGATGCTCCGTGGGTCATCGAATTCCAGAACTCAATGGCTGATAGAA GGAAAGGGGCAGCGAGAGCAGAGGCCAGTGAGGGGggccctcctcccacccccagacCCCCAGTCTTGACCCTCCCAGCTCAGACCTCCAGAGGACCAGGGGGGCCAGCCACAGAGGAGACCCCGGCTCGGCCAACGGCCTCGGAGGCCTTCACCACAGCAGCGGCTCAGCGGCCGACAGCGACCAGCACAG AGGTCGCCAGAGTGAGGCCCAGCCACTCCCCACATCACGGCCTGCCAGCGCAGACTACGCAGATTGCTGTGATCGGCCTGTTGGGCGTGACACTCCTTTCCATAGCCGTGGCGGTCGGCGTGGTCTGTCGGAGGAAACGCCAGCCCGGCAGGACGCGCGTGGCAGCCCTACTTCTTCCTGGGGCCGCAG
- the ZMYND15 gene encoding zinc finger MYND domain-containing protein 15 encodes MEFVTGYRAEILDFAELFFGWYRRFLLEAAHRQGSERRKRQEGSIRRLPPDPAPWVLHVLPNHALAFTVADPGQQVGGRFYSEEALALRDLDRFITFVGAVEEEEEEATPEAGQTLWRVEHLLLVTDEHGTILGFDFLLGGSPGASGHEPLEPRAFALLCYCMMCPLGAGEPRRPKTLTVGDATLHKSLEPLLSRLGVKMSKGLMRGWGPRPAFTFPTTRVQACHVCKKHSFEGQVTACQHCRAVLYCSERCRKLDWSRSPEDIGHQFWCQHMAGYMSHAQELANLPFTFAAEVTSETFNKEGFLSARGLTRGYWAGESMLVRAPDYGVGLQAPPKKPMDFLQSGNPFEALRPEGGTALPPAPPEPPAPRTFFGSWKEYYQWRGLPLGAPLAVILTYPLTMYYIITQLAPQHFPELNILNKQSLKIHVVEAGKEFGVLMAFWELSVLLPHVSLELLFVGGALPPELDGQQFLLQRDEELGVSVQPGLAPRAKGGRRELQLGFSARPYHLLQAPKPDLVIGYNSGFALQETWLSCLPRLQSLRVPAYFTECSEYSCAVDEAAVSMATGGSASPAQINPFRSPFRRVGTDNAMPWYSNAFVFHLIYKASAGAHRPTAATVPAPPPQPLAPGGNPEPPEPARSRRKEKRQQRAAGRRRK; translated from the exons ATGGAGTTTGTCACCGGGTACCGTGCGGAAATCCTGGACTTTGCCGAGCTGTTTTTTGGCTGGTACCGGCGGTTCCTGCTGGAGGCCGCCCATCGCCAAGGCAGCGAGCGGCGCAAGCGGCAGGAGGGCTCCATCCGCCGCCTGCCCCCGGATCCGGCCCCGTGGGTCTTGCACGTGCTGCCCAACCATGCCCTGGCCTTCACTGTGGCGGACCCGGGGCAGCAGGTCGGCGGGCGCTTCTACAGCGAGGAGGCCCTGGCGCTGCGTGACCTGGACCGCTTCATCACCTTTGTGGGCGccgtggaggaggaagaggaagaggccacGCCGGAGGCCG GCCAAACCCTCTGGCGCGTGGAGCACCTCCTGCTGGTGACGGATGAACACGGCACCATCCTGGGCTTTGACTTCTTGCTGGGGGGCTCCCCGGGGGCCTCTGGACACGAGCCGCTGGAGCCCCGGGCTTTCGCCCTCCTTTGCTACTGCATGATGTGCCCTCTTGGGGCAGGGGAGCCCCGACGGCCGAAGACACTCACCGTGGGAGATGCCACCTTGCACAA GTCTCTGGAGCCGCTGCTCTCGCGCCTTGGCGTAAAAATGAGCAAGGGGTTGATGAGGGGATGGGGTCCCCGGCCGGCTTTCACTTTCCCGACCACCCGTGTGCAGGCCTGCCATGTGTGCAAGAAGCACAGCTTCGAAGGCCAAGTCACAGCATG ccagcaCTGCCGGGCAGTCCTCTACTGCTCCGAGCGCTGCCGCAAACTGGACTGGAGCCGCAGCCCCGAGGATATTGGGCACCAGTTCTGGTGCCAGCACATGGCCGGATACATGAGCCACGCCCAGGAGCTTGCCAATCTGCCCTTCACCTTTGCAGCAG AGGTGACAAGCGAGACGTTCAACAAGGAAGGCTTCCTCTCTGCCCGGGGGCTCACCCGGGGCTACTGGGCGGGCGAGAGCATGCTGGTGAGAGCGCCCGACTATGGCGTGGGGCTGCAGGCTCCCCCCAAGAAACCCATGGACTTCCTGCAAAGTG GGAACCCCTTTgaggctctgaggccagaaggtGGGACAGCTCTTCCACCAGCACCCCCAGAGCCCCCTGCCCCTCGGACCTTCTTTG GTTCATGGAAAGAATACTACCAGTGGCGGGGGCTGCCGCTGGGGGCCCCCCTGGCCGTCATCTTGACCTACCCACTCACCATGTACTACATCATCACACAGCTGGCCCCACAGCACT tTCCTGAGCTGAACATTTTGAACAAACAGTCCCTCAAGATCCACGTGGTGGAGGCAGGCAAGGAGTTTGGGGTCCTGATGGCCTTctgg GAGCTGTCGGTGCTGCTCCCCCATGTCTCGCTGGAGCTGCTCTTCGTCGGGGGGGCCCTCCCCCCGGAACTCGATGGCCAGCAGTTTCTCCTGCAGAGAGAT GAGGAACTCGGCGTCTCCGTCCAGCCCGGCCTGGCCCCGAGGGCCAAGGGCGGGCGCCGGGAGCTGCAGCTGGGGTTCAGCGCCCGCCCCTACCACCTCCTGCAGGCCCCCAAGCCGGACCTGGTCATCG GGTACAACTCCGGCTTCGCCCTCCAGGAGACCTGGCTGAGCTGCCTGCCGCGGCTGCAG TCGCTCCGCGTCCCGGCCTACTTCACCGAATGCAGCGAGTACAGCTGCGCCGTGGACGAGGCGGCCGTGTCCATGGCCACGGGGGGCAGCGCCAGCCCGGCCCAGATCAACCCCTTCCGCTCCCCCTTCCGACGGGTGGGCACCGACAACGCCATGCCCTG GTATTCCAACGCCTTCGTCTTCCACCTGATCTACAAGGCCTCGGCCGGAGCTCATCGCCCGACGGCGGCCACGGTCCCGGCCCCTCCGCCTCAGCCCCTGGCGCCCGGCGGGAACCCGGAGCCCCCGGAGCCGGCCCGCAGCCGGCGGAAGGAGAAGAGGCAGCAGCGCGCCGCCGGGCGCCGGCGCAAGTGA
- the CXCL16 gene encoding C-X-C motif chemokine 16 isoform X1: protein MRGKVALEGPRGAPTGRGGRSGAGLGGTPRGGDGAEGGGLRGSSGGSSAAAPPALAAVYRASPGRGQTGRTKAASSSGPAAFRFRSARDPHSRPRRRPGRTMPSRGRLPLPPLLLVLVGSVLGNEGGSAGSCWCPKKYAEAPPVVRNWPDRLQSWEICGDFVRFQFPKWMFCGLKDAPWVIEFQNSMADRRKGAARAEASEGGPPPTPRPPVLTLPAQTSRGPGGPATEETPARPTASEAFTTAAAQRPTATSTEVARVRPSHSPHHGLPAQTTQIAVIGLLGVTLLSIAVAVGVVCRRKRQPGRTRVAALLLPGAAGYFRNTRLALPFAAALQRQFAVQTTFWTGAAFSLHQPLNTF, encoded by the exons ATGCGCGGGAAGGTCGCGCTCGAGGGCCCGCGCGGAGCCCCGACGGGGCGGGGAGGAAGGAGCGGGGCAGGACTTGGAGGAACCCCAAGAGGCGGCGACGGGGCGGAGGGGGGCGGGCTTCGCGGGTCGTCGGGAGGTTCCTCCGCGGCAGCGCCTCCAGCCTTGGCGGCAGTCTACCGGGCATCTCCCGGGCGCGGGCAAACAGGGCGAACGAAGGCCGCCTCCTCTTCCGGCCCGGCCGCCTTTCGCTTTCGGTCCGCGAGGGATCCGCACAGCCGGCCCCGCCGCCGCCCGGGCAGGACGATGCCGTCGAGGGGGaggctgccgctgccgccgctcctGCTGGTGCTCGTCGGCTCAG TGTTGGGGAACGAAGGGGGAAGCGCTGGGAGCTGTTGGTGTCCAAAAAAGTATGCGGAGGCTCCCCCAGTTGTGAGGAACTGGCCTGACAGGCTGCAGTCCTGGGAGATCTGTGGCGATTTTGTCCG ATTTCAATTTCCAAAGTGGATGTTTTGTGGCCTAAAGGATGCTCCGTGGGTCATCGAATTCCAGAACTCAATGGCTGATAGAA GGAAAGGGGCAGCGAGAGCAGAGGCCAGTGAGGGGggccctcctcccacccccagacCCCCAGTCTTGACCCTCCCAGCTCAGACCTCCAGAGGACCAGGGGGGCCAGCCACAGAGGAGACCCCGGCTCGGCCAACGGCCTCGGAGGCCTTCACCACAGCAGCGGCTCAGCGGCCGACAGCGACCAGCACAG AGGTCGCCAGAGTGAGGCCCAGCCACTCCCCACATCACGGCCTGCCAGCGCAGACTACGCAGATTGCTGTGATCGGCCTGTTGGGCGTGACACTCCTTTCCATAGCCGTGGCGGTCGGCGTGGTCTGTCGGAGGAAACGCCAGCCCGGCAGGACGCGCGTGGCAGCCCTACTTCTTCCTGGGGCCGCAG GATATTTTCGTAACACCCGACTGGCCTTGCCCTTTGCTGCTGCTTTGCAAAGACAGTTTGCTGTGCAAACCACATTTTGGACCGGAGCTGCCTTCAGTCTGCACCAGCCCCTGAACACCTTTTAA
- the CXCL16 gene encoding C-X-C motif chemokine 16 isoform X4 encodes MRGKVALEGPRGAPTGRGGRSGAGLGGTPRGGDGAEGGGLRGSSGGSSAAAPPALAAVYRASPGRGQTGRTKAASSSGPAAFRFRSARDPHSRPRRRPGRTMPSRGRLPLPPLLLVLVGSVLGNEGGSAGSCWCPKKYAEAPPVVRNWPDRLQSWEICGDFVRFQFPKWMFCGLKDAPWVIEFQNSMADRRKGAARAEASEGGPPPTPRPPVLTLPAQTSRGPGGPATEETPARPTASEAFTTAAAQRPTATSTEVARVRPSHSPHHGLPAQTTQIAVIGLLGVTLLSIAVAVGVVCRRKRQPGRTRVAALLLPGAAEQTL; translated from the exons ATGCGCGGGAAGGTCGCGCTCGAGGGCCCGCGCGGAGCCCCGACGGGGCGGGGAGGAAGGAGCGGGGCAGGACTTGGAGGAACCCCAAGAGGCGGCGACGGGGCGGAGGGGGGCGGGCTTCGCGGGTCGTCGGGAGGTTCCTCCGCGGCAGCGCCTCCAGCCTTGGCGGCAGTCTACCGGGCATCTCCCGGGCGCGGGCAAACAGGGCGAACGAAGGCCGCCTCCTCTTCCGGCCCGGCCGCCTTTCGCTTTCGGTCCGCGAGGGATCCGCACAGCCGGCCCCGCCGCCGCCCGGGCAGGACGATGCCGTCGAGGGGGaggctgccgctgccgccgctcctGCTGGTGCTCGTCGGCTCAG TGTTGGGGAACGAAGGGGGAAGCGCTGGGAGCTGTTGGTGTCCAAAAAAGTATGCGGAGGCTCCCCCAGTTGTGAGGAACTGGCCTGACAGGCTGCAGTCCTGGGAGATCTGTGGCGATTTTGTCCG ATTTCAATTTCCAAAGTGGATGTTTTGTGGCCTAAAGGATGCTCCGTGGGTCATCGAATTCCAGAACTCAATGGCTGATAGAA GGAAAGGGGCAGCGAGAGCAGAGGCCAGTGAGGGGggccctcctcccacccccagacCCCCAGTCTTGACCCTCCCAGCTCAGACCTCCAGAGGACCAGGGGGGCCAGCCACAGAGGAGACCCCGGCTCGGCCAACGGCCTCGGAGGCCTTCACCACAGCAGCGGCTCAGCGGCCGACAGCGACCAGCACAG AGGTCGCCAGAGTGAGGCCCAGCCACTCCCCACATCACGGCCTGCCAGCGCAGACTACGCAGATTGCTGTGATCGGCCTGTTGGGCGTGACACTCCTTTCCATAGCCGTGGCGGTCGGCGTGGTCTGTCGGAGGAAACGCCAGCCCGGCAGGACGCGCGTGGCAGCCCTACTTCTTCCTGGGGCCGCAG